Proteins encoded in a region of the Podospora pseudopauciseta strain CBS 411.78 chromosome 6, whole genome shotgun sequence genome:
- a CDS encoding hypothetical protein (COG:K; EggNog:ENOG503NYT6), with protein MPEPKKTPPSTGAAAPQKACHNCRRRRLRCDKSVPSCHKCSINGEECLGYGTFFRWANAPAVRGRLALPKPKKEPLKSRTPSLPSPTLCSSISTVPPSDSPLISSSVSPLLSPLVSPLVSSVSPASSTSECDYQTKPLSRAELMAINREVQAMKDEEEGTYRYTLVHPSLLDPFHSSLDRKSKHYIHHFSNAVCRDLVSIDQQSRNPFRAMIPLAGRFDYLQSIIVATGAMHLATLQNYHNRRPGGPELVDALVAKGKAVSALTRAVASAGNEVTPTSQAMILAAIVFFVNLDLIDNGKGSWQAHIEAASTLMTSIQKQVATGGAENRVIIDDSLMRLVDAIAADCLTYRILGTTISGVDTTWADSMEHSDLFSVLSRAEAHSYHCCPPVMLETILATSRLFHDHLSAPEEKVKRALELLGRAKKFDVVDWVYAIQGLSLEQDDLSVRVSLARAHRAAACLYILLCVPDALKPLGLVSLEPLVLELRGYIAEVPLDHVLLKGIVWPVFLAGAQTTEASQRVWYVERLESVWAKNPWICPWGYIRTAIEMMREIWEARDAMEMAGLEDLSGWNWLAAMKSRREQCLIV; from the exons AttgtcgccgccgccgacttCGGTGTGACAAATCTGTCCCCTCCTGTCACAAGTGCTCAATCAACGGCGAAGAGTGTCTTGGCTATGGAACCTTCTTCCGATGGGCGAATGCTCCAGCTGTCCGGGGCCGCCTCGCGTTGCCAAAGCCAAAGAAAGAGCCCTTGAAGAGTCGAACACCAAGTTTGCCATCACCAACGTTATGCTCGTCCATCTCAACAGTACCGCCTTCAGATTCCCCATTGATATCTTCTTCAGTATCCCCGTTGCTGTCGCCCTTGGTATCGCCCCTGGTATCATCGGTGTCACCGGCGTCATCTACATCGGAGTGTGACTATCAAACCAAACCCCTCAGCCGTGCTGAGCTCATGGCCATCAACCGCGAGGTTCAGGCTatgaaggatgaggaggaaggaacATATAGGTACACTCTGGTTCACCCCTCCCTACTGGATCCTTTTCACAGCTCCCTGGACCGGAAATCAAAACATTATATCCACCACT TCTCCAATGCCGTCTGCCGTGATCTGGTCTCGATCGACCAGCAATCCCGCAACCCCTTCCGCGCCATGATTCCTCTTGCTGGCCGGTTTGATTACCTGCAGTCCATTATCGTGGCCACGGGGGCTATGCACCTGGCCACACTGCAAAATTACCACAACCGCCGCCCAGGAGGGCCAGAACTGGTTGACGCCCTCGTGGCTAAGGGAAAAGCCGTATCGGCACTCACGAGAGCCGTAGCAAGTGCCGGTAATGAAGTTACACCCACAAGCCAGGCCATGATCTTGGCAGCGATAGTCTTCTTCGTCAACCTGGACTTGATCGACAACGGCAAGGGGAGCTGGCAGGCTCACATCGAGGCAGCTAGCACGCTCATGACGTCGATTCAGAAGCAGGTCGCCACTGGCGGGGCCGAGAACAGGGTGATAATAGACGACAGCCTGATGAGGCTGGTGGACGCCATCGCGGCCGATTGCTTGACATATCGGATTCTTGGGACGACCATAAGCGGCGTTGACACAACGTGGGCTGACTCGATGGAACACTCGGATCTCTTTTCCGTGCTCAGCCGGGCCGAGGCCCATAGCTATCACTGTTGCCCACCAGTCATGCTGGAGACCATCCTGGCCACCAGCAGACTGTTTCATGATCATCTGAGCGCACCAGAGGAAAAGGTGAAGCGAGCGCTGGAGCTCTTGGGCCGCGCCAAAAAGTTCGACGTCGTGGACTGGGTCTATGCGATCCAGGGGCTGTCGTTGGAGCAAGATGATTTATCTGTGCGAGTGAGTTTGGCAAGGGCACATCGCGCGGCGGCATGTCTGTACATTTTACTTTGTGTGCCAGACGCTCTCAAACCACTGGGTTTGGTGTCCCTAGAGCCCCTGGTCCTGGAGCTGCGTGGGTATATAGCCGAGGTGCCACTCGATCACGTACTTCTCAAGGGTATCGTCTGGCCTGTGTTCCTGGCGGGCGCGCAAACCACCGAGGCCTCTCAGCGGGTCTGGTATGTTGAAAGGCTCGAATCGGTTTGGGCAAAGAACCCTTGGATTTGTCCTTGGGGTTACATACGTACCGCCATTGAAATGATGAGGGAAATCTGGGAAGCCAGAGATGCCATGGAGATGGCCGGCCTGGAGGATCTCAGCGGGTGGAATTGGTTGGCTGCCATGAAGAGTAGGCGAGAGCAGTGTTTGATTGTCTGA
- a CDS encoding hypothetical protein (COG:S; EggNog:ENOG503P2E2), with amino-acid sequence MAYCLMDLFNVNMPLLYGEGGRAFMRLQEEIIKVTNDQSIFCWQCDEADVLQNHLSGLLASKPVHFASFGDIRPLPFDVSRPSSPSTMTNAGLHVEFYLERATESTRHNSHHEFNAILDCYPRKHIEQDGTTSSRNPAIRLIALGGDQFARLFPSKVVWVSADYWQTDGGENQYIYVNQSPVIRVPDIVVSEDPSDRCRLIDVWPPSRWIAVTRTLGLATSSRNDTTIRDTALAKFKYRVKTTTAEQDNEPLVIEVRVGIRSKLQLGSSISWDCWCHFRNLSNKLNTHESDPPIEAVDRQLTRGFAQYIQDGVQAVVETVHTRNRSYFSLTVSNVYEMDSVTSLRSILEVQGTEIGATGTTNSVSAALLLDVASRSTVQDTWQWSLGINSPGFNTGTSTALSHPPPIRTRSCPQSKANPEPLEQGPVYETFSEVLATAIRTGVMIEASTVINPFESYFTTLLIQACIKNEDQAARQLLTSPLSSVLVDIKTSIQKRDQSELEPWHEIFRDFRVIHWASALGHLAIVKLLTAHGADPSSTTGLGLSAVHLAALTSHSLIVEHLLDVLEDKRPQWFENEQFGQAESPAHLIAAYIRGSETARILNRLLPDLKLSGKPKNDRLGDMGLPELEILSLSPIAASLEEMDAEELHRVMPNQLTLPINTFHETALHRAAAMDNIHAVKAFLDNSEYFPRPSAYQDCVGRTPLWHAAAAGALKAVEEFLQHKDGVPIDEPDTLGRTPLHAACRGGHVEVVDILLRAGANPTAATTESHMTPAHFAALSGKEEILRLLNKHTERLDIFSESARLSPLHIATSNGFLGCVRFLCETGAQLDVMAGHRLIVRSHPNIGFLDVSLAKKHGYWSLHELAQHGNHTQVQRYLEMIAPSQAGVKTGSSTGLFDVELGSSLWPSFHFEKTLTRNL; translated from the exons ATGGCATATTGTCTGATGGATCTGTTCAATGTCAATATGCCCTTGCTTTATGGTGAGGGTGGCCGTGCTTTCATGCGGTTACAAGAGGAGATCATCAAAG TAACCAATGACCAGTCAATTTTCTGTTGGCAATGTGATGAGGCCGATGTCCTTCAAAATCATCTCTCAGGCCTGTTGGCATCTAAGCCGGTTCACTTTGCCAGTTTTGGGGACATTAGGCCTCTGCCCTTTGATGTTTCTCGCCCAAGTTCCCCCTCGACAATGACAAACGCGGGCCTCCACGTGGAGTTCTATCTCGAACGAGCTACAGAATCGACACGCCACAATTCACATCACGAATTCAACGCCATCCTGGATTGTTATCCTCGCAAACACATTGAGCAAGATGGAACAACTTCCTCTCGGAACCCAGCCATACGCCTGATAGCTCTCGGTGGTGACCAATTTGCACGGCTGTTCCCTTCAAAAGTTGTCTGGGTATCTGCAGACTACTGGCAGACGGATGGAGGGGAGAATCAATACATCTACGTAAACCAGTCTCCGGTCATTAGAGTTCCCGACATTGTCGTTTCTGAGGACCCGTCCGACCGCTGCCGACTAATTGATGTCTGGCCCCCATCGCGCTGGATCGCAGTCACCCGGACTCTGGGCCTCGCGACTTCAAGCCGGAACGACACCACGATTCGAGATACTGCCCTGGCCAAGTTCAAGTATCGGGTCAAGACCACCACTGCTGAACAAGACAATGAGCCCTTGGTGATAGAGGTGAGAGTGGGTATTCGCTCAAAACTGCAGCTGGGTTCGTCTATTTCGTGGGACTGTTGGTGTCATTTCCGGAACTTATCCAACAAACTAAACACTCACGAATCCGACCCCCCTATTGAGGCGGTTGACCGGCAGCTGACCCGTGGGTTCGCTCAATACATCCAAGATGGCGTGCAGGCGGTAGTTGAGACTGTCCACACACGAAACCGCTCCTACTTCTCCTTGACTGTCTCCAATGTCTATGAAATGGACAGCGTTACGAGTTTACGTTCTATTCTTGAAGTCCAGGGGACCGAAATCGGCGCCACTGGAACCACAAATTCAGTATCGGCAGCATTATTACTCGATGTAGCCTCAAGAAGCACGGTGCAAGACACGTGGCAATGGAGTCTTGGAATTAATAGCCCTGGGTTCAACACGGGAACATCAACCGCTTTATCACACCCTCCGCCAATTCGAACACGTTCTTGTCCGCAATCCAAAGCCAACCCAGAACCTCTTGAGCAAGGCCCCGTCTACGAAACATTTTCTGAAGTCCTTGCTACAGCAATCAGAACGGGTGTCATGATTGAAGCCTCTACTGTGATCAACCCGTTTGAAAGCTATTTCACCACATTGTTGATCCAGGCTTGCATTAAAAATGAAGACCAAGCGGCGAGGCAGCTGCTTACCAGTCCGCTGAGCAGTGTGCTAGTCGACATCAAGACCTCCATACAAAAACGAGATCAAAGTGAGCTGGAACCATGGCATGAAATCTTCCGGGACTTTAGAGTCATCCACTGGGCCTCAGCACTTGGACATCTCGCTATTGTCAAGTTGCTCACTGCACATGGGGCAGATCCTAGCAGTACTACAGGGCTTGGACTGTCAGCCGTTCATTTAGCAGCACTTACTTCCCATTCCCTAATCGTGGAGCACCTTCTCGACGTTCTCGAAGACAAACGACCCCAGTGGTTCGAGAATGAACAGTTTGGGCAAGCAGAGTCGCCGGCCCATCTGATCGCTGCCTACATCAGAGGATCTGAAACCGCGAGGATCCTGAATCGGCTTTTACCCGATCTAAAGCTGTCGGGAAAGCCCAAAAACGACCGTCTAGGAGACATGGGTCTACCCGAGTTGGAGATACTCAGCCTGTCCCCAATAGCTGCCAGCCTTGAGGAGATGGATGCCGAGGAGCTTCATCGTGTTATGCCAAACCAGCTTACACTGCCAATCAATACGTTTCATGAGACCGCACTCCACCGCGCTGCCGCAATGGACAATATTCACGCAGTGAAGGCCTTCTTGGACAACTCTGAATATTTTCCCCGACCATCGGCTTACCAAGATTGTGTTGGCAGAACTCCGTTGTGGcacgctgccgccgccggggcTTTGAAGGCAGTCGAGGAATTTCTTCAACACAAAGACGGAGTCCCCATCGATGAACCTGATACGCTTGGAAGAACACCATTACACGCAGCCTGTCGCGGCGGCCATGTCGAGGTGGTTGACATACTTCTCAGGGCCGGAGCGAATCCAACAGCTGCGACAACAGAGTCCCACATGACGCCTGCTCACTTTGCTGCATTGAGTGGCAAAGAGGAAATTCTTCGATTGCTTAACAAACACACAGAAAGACTAGACATCTTCTCAGAGTCCGCAAGACTGTCCCCTCTTCATATTGCAACTTCGAATGGATTTCTGGGCTGTGTTAGGTTTCTTTGTGAAACCGGAGCACAGTTGGACGTAATGGCCGGTCATCGTTTGATTGTGAGAAGCCATCCCAATATTGGCTTTTTGGACGTCAGTCTGGCCAAGAAACATGGCTACTGGAGTCTGCACGAGCTGGCTCAACATGGAAACCACACACAGGTCCAGCGGTATCTGGAAATGATTGCCCCTAGTCAGGCAGGCGTGAAGACAGGGTCCAGCACGGGACTGTTCGACGTCGAATTGGGAAGCAGTTTGTGGCCTTCATTCCATTTCGAGAAAACACTGACTCGTAACCTATGA
- a CDS encoding hypothetical protein (CAZy:AA3; EggNog:ENOG503NXKF; COG:E), producing MPVNSRLAVAATLTSLWLQSGSAQTTCSTVPSDTTYDYVIVGSGAGGIPMADRLSEAGHKVLLIEKGPPSSGRWGGTMKPAWLQGTNLTRFDVPGLCNQIWADPTGVSCTDIDQMAGCVLGGGTAVNAGLWWKPHPEDWDTNFPAGWQTKDLAAATDRVFSRIPGTITPSVDGKRYLSQGFDVLGGSLRAAGWEYVVPNETPEKKNRTIGHSTFMFSGGERGGPLATYLVTASGRNTFTLWTNTIAKRIIRTGGHATGVEVECNRGGHAGVVNLTPNTGRVISAAGAFGSAKLLFRSGIGPTDQLNIVKNSTDGPTMIDSAQWINLPVGYNLNDHVGTDIEIAHPDVVFYDYYAAWRSPIASDAETYLANRTGPFAQAAPNIGPIFWEIIKGGDGTDRHLHWQARVEGLTNTSMTVTQYLGTGSTSRGRMTITRQLNTVVSTPPYLRTEHDKQAVVEGLISLQKSLANVANLTWITPRPGVSAEQFVNSIPAIPGRRGSNHWIGTAKMGTDDGRSGGTSVVDLNTKVYGTDNIFVVDASIFPGMITANPSAAIVIVSEHAATKILALSSA from the exons ATGCCTGTCAACTCCAGGTTGGCAGTTGCCGCAACGCTGACCTCACTAT GGCTTCAGTCAGGGTCTGCGCAAACAACATGTTCGACCGTACCGTCGGATACGACCTACGACTACGTGATTGTAGGATCCGGGGCCGGTGGAATTCCCATGGCTGACCGACTTAGCGAAGCGGGACACAAGGTGCTGTTAATCGAGAAAGGGCCACCGTCTTCAGGTCGATGGGGTGGCACAATGAAGCCCGCATGGCTCCAAGGCACAAACCTGACACGGTTCGACGTTCCGGGGCTTTGCAATCAG ATTTGGGCCGACCCCACGGGCGTCTCCTGTACTGACATAGATCAAATGGCGGGCTGCGTTCTCGGGGGTGGGACGGCGGTAAACGCagggttgtggtggaagcCGCACCCGGAGGACTGGGACACCAACTTCCCTGCTGGATGGCAAACCAAGGATCTCGCGGCCGCCACCGACCGCGTGTTCTCGAGAATACCCGGAACCATCACCCCTTCAGTGGATGGTAAACGATACTTGTCGCAGGGATTTGATGTGTTGGGGGGCAGTCTTCGAGCGGCCGGGTGGGAGTACGTGGTACCCAATGAGACCccggagaagaagaaccGCACGATTGGACACAGCACGTTTATGTTTTCCGGTGGTGAAAGGGGCGGGCCTTTGGCCACCTATCTCGTCACCGCGAGCGGGAGGAACACGTTTACCCTGTGGACAAATACGATTGCTAAGCGAATCATCCGCACTGGCGGCCATGCCACTGGAGTCGAGGTGGAGTGCAACCGTGGTGGACATGCTGGTGTTGTGAACCTGACACCAAACACTGGACGTGTCATCTCAGCGGCCGGAGCCTTTGGCTCTGCAAAGTTGTTGTTTAGGA GCGGCATTGGCCCAACAGACCAGCTGAACATCGTCAAGAACTCAACAGATGGACCGACGATGATTGATTCAGCGCAGTGGATTAACCTACCGGTGGGCTACAACTTGAATGACCACGTTGGTACAGATATTGAGATCGCCCATCCTGATGTTGTTTTTTACGATTACTACGCTGCTTGGCGATCGCCTATTGCCAGCGATGCCGAGACATATTTGGCCAACCGGACTGGCCCCTTTGCTCAGGCAGCTCCAAATATTGGCCCCATC TTTTGGGAAATCATCAAGGGTGGTGACGGGACTGATAGACACCTACACTGGCAGGCTCGAGTAGAGGGGCTTACCAACA CCTCCATGACTGTTACCCAGTATCTTGGAACCGGGTCAACGTCTCGAGGAAGAATGACAATCACTAGGCAACTCAATACGGTTGTCTCGACTCCTCCATATCTCAGAACAGAGCATGACAAGCAGGCAGTCGTTGAGGGTCTAATCAGTCTCCAAAAGTCTCTGGCCAACGTCGCTAATTTGACGTGGATTACCCCGAGACCAGGAGTTTCGGCAGAGCAATTTGTGAACTCG ATCCCTGCAATTCCAGGACGCCGAGGTTCCAACCATTGGATAGGGACTGCCAAGATGGGCACTGATGATGGGAGGTCTGGCGGAACGTCCGTGGTGGACTTGAACACCAAGGTATACGGGACTGACAACATCTTTGTCGTTGATGCTTCCATCTTCCCCGGAATGATCACCGCCAACCCGTCCGCTGCCATTGTTATTGTTTCGGAGCACGCTGCCACCAAGATTCTTGCGCTTTCTTCTGCTTAA
- a CDS encoding hypothetical protein (CAZy:AA9; COG:G; EggNog:ENOG503PA52): MLASLALILSTALSATAHYTLPRVGNGADWQHVRRADNWQNNGFVGSVTSPQIRCFQNSVAGASQTYNVSAGSQLTYYVNPNAYHPGPMQFYLARVPDGQDVTRWDGSGAVWFKIYHEQPTFGQQLGWPSLNKGSFPVTIPRCIRSGYYLLRAEHIALHSASSPGGAQFYISCAQIGVTGGGNTEPSNKVSFPGAYSASDPGIQININWPIPTSYRNPGPPVFQC, encoded by the exons ATGCTGGCTTCTCTCGCCCTCATTCTCAGCACTGCGCTCAGCGCCACCGCCCACTACACTCTGCCTCGTGTTGGCAATGGCGCTGATTGGCAGCACGTCCGTCGCGCTGACA ACTGGCAGAATAACGGTTTCGTCGGCAGTGTGACCTCTCCACAAATCCGATGCTTCCAGAACTCGGTAGCTGGAGCTTCGCAAACCTACAACGTCAGCGCCGGCTCACAATTGACTTACTATGTCAACCCCAACGCCTACCACCCTGG GCCCATGCAATTCTACTTGGCCCGCGTGCCTGATGGACAGGACGTCACCAGGTGGGATGGATCCGGCGCTGTCTGGTTCAAGATCTACCATGAACAGCCCACATTTGGCCAACAGCTCGGCTGGCCCAGTTTGA ACAAGGGATCATTCCCCGTCACCATCCCGCGTTGCATCCGCTCTGGTTACTACTTGCTCCGTGCTGAGCACATCGCCTTGCACTCTGCTTCCAGCCCCGGAGGCGCCCAGTTCTACATCTCCTGCGCCCAGATCGGAGTCACCGGTGGTGGTAATACTGAGCCCAGCAACAAGGTTTCCTTCCCCGGTGCCTACTCCGCCAGTGACCCCGGCATTCAGATCAACATCAACTGGCCTATCCCTACTTCCTACCGGAACCCTGGCCCTCCCGTCTTCCAGTGCTAA
- a CDS encoding hypothetical protein (EggNog:ENOG503NVM2; COG:Q) produces the protein MCEAVSMTLLLLIDVTATRICSPLLIICKSDKHHSLFMPISIISNSPTVHPKVIFTSLLTHQSLANMSAKGGEFQPVKEAQAQNLPGLDKNMKPESESTKLEGKDQLHEYKGSGKLKGNKAFITGGDSGIGRSVAVLFAREGSDVTIVYLPEEQEDAEKTKKLVEAEGQQCLLFPGDLMDAETCRKAVQVHVDKFGKIHVLVNNASKQIMCQDITDIDLENVESTFRSNILQMFAITKYAVKHMEKGGSIINTTSTVAFRGTGAMVDYAATKGAIVSFTRSLAKQLIPKGIRVNCIAPGPVHTPLQPASRPAEDMEGFGEKYALGRPGQPSEVAPSFVFLASKDAELYYGQVLHPYPLGD, from the exons ATGTGCGAGGCGGTGTCGATGACGTTGTTACTCCTAATTGACGTCACAGCTACGCGAATCTGCTCCCCACTTCTCATCATCTGTAAAAGCGACAAGCATCATTCCCTTTTCATGCCAATTTCCATAATCTCCAACTCTCCAACAGTTCATCCAAAGGTAATATTTACATCTCTGCTAACACATCAATCTCTCGCAAACATGTCGGCCAAAGGCGGTGAATTTCAGCCCGTGAAGGAGGCACAGGCCCAGAACCTTCCAGGCCTCGACAAGAACATGAAGCCAGAAAGCGAATCCACCAAACTTGAGGGCAAGGACCAACTGCACGAATACAAGGGCTCGGGAAAGCTCAAGGGGAACAAGGCTTTCATTACGGGGGGAGA CTCTGGAATCGGACGTTCAGTAGCGGTGCTGTTTGCCCGCGAAGGCTCAGATGTCACGATAGTCTATCTCCCCGAAGAGCAGGAGGACGCTGAAAAGACGAAAAAGCTCGTGGAAGCCGAGGGACAGCAGTGCTTGCTATTTCCGGGGGATCTGATGGACGCTGAGACGTGCCGCAAGGCTGTTCAGGTCCATGTTGACAAATTCGGCAAGATCCACGTGCTCGTCAACAATGCCTCGAAGCAAATCATGTGCCAGGATATCACCGACATTGACCTCGAGAATGTGGAGAGCACATTCCGGAGCAACATTCTGCAAATGTTTGCCATCACAAAGTATGCTGTGAAGCATATGGAGAAGGGCGGCTC aatcatcaacaccacatcgACCGTTGCCTTCCGTGGAACAGGTGCCATGGTCGATTACGCGGCAACAAAGGGGGCTATCGTGTCTTTTACTCGGTCACTCGCCAAACAGCTCATACCCAAGGGCATCAGGGTCAACTGCATCGCCCCGGGACCCGTTCACACCCCCTTGCAGCCAGCTTCACGACCAGCTGAGGACATGGAGGGTTTTGGAGAGAAGTATGCCTTGGGACGACCCGGTCAGCCCAGTGAGGTTGCACCCAGCTTTGTGTTTTTGGCTAGCAAGGATGCGGAGCTGTATTACGGCCAAGTGCTTCACCCGTACCCATTGGGGGATTAG
- a CDS encoding hypothetical protein (COG:S; EggNog:ENOG503PEV2), whose protein sequence is MPAISSPSLAAIKVGLPPHHTATRNLTSLSRTIVATTPDTTMLPSVTLALCSLLGFIGIASASLPDTYTVVDVQWDLLTDLNNPNSAAVSVFGTIQEAVAQMEAQFPGWNATFQAQQPSYSTVSDGTVSAAALYDRDYYLCGGPVKDGIACLRKVTTAAPKNGPGPNNCARVSCGYNAAIYWCNDNDKEKELESWGSIADGVEYIYGECTVGADINRLVAWQIFYKNKWNVILTKEWC, encoded by the exons ATGCCGGCTATAAGTAGCCCTTCCCTGGCCGCCATCAAAGTTGGATTGCCTCCTCATCACACAGCAACCAGAAACCTGACCTCACTATCAAGAACCATCGTAGCCACGACACCCGACACCACGATGTTGCCAAGCGTCACCTTGGCTCTCTGCAGCTTGCTGGGATTCATCGGA ATCGCCAGCGCCAGCCTTCCTGACACGTACACTGTTGTCGATGTCCAGTGGGACCTCCTTACcgacctcaacaaccccaacagcGCCGCCGTCTCGGTCTTTGGCACGATTCAAGAAGCTGTGGCCCAGATGGAGGCCCAGTTCCCCGGTTGGAATGCCACTTTCCAGGCCCAGCAGCCGTCCTATAGCACCGTGTCCGATGGAACCGTCTCCGCAGCCGCTCTTTACGATCGGGACTACTATCTTTGCGGTGGCC CGGTGAAGGACGGGATCGCGTGCCTGAGAAAGGTGACTACCGCTGCCCCCAAGAACGGCCCAGGACCCAACAACTGCGCTCGTGTCTCATGTGGATATAATGCAGCAATTTACTGGTGCAACGAT AatgacaaggagaaggagctcgAGTCGTGGGGTTCCATTGCAGATGGCGTAGAGTATATTTACGGCGAATGCACCGTCGGTGCTGATATCAACAGGCTGGTTGCTTGGCAAATTTTCTACAAGAATAAGTGGAATGTCATTCTCACCAAGGAGTGGTGCtag
- the PTR2_5 gene encoding peptide transporter ptr2 (EggNog:ENOG503NVVT; COG:E) has protein sequence MATNEKPEKAVAMTGETSDVESASLPSVDPRTITEDNYLGRPTEEDLATLRRVPGNIPVIAYLICVVEFCERASYYGVQPLISNYVNRPMPRGGNGWGAPPRDKNDQQTAGALGMGTVAANAVTQSFSMLAYALPVVFGWMADAKFGRFKLICWGVAVFGVAHALMVAAGSKDLLLAGTSKAPYFLSVYILAVGAAMFKPNVSPLLLDQVTTTVPTVVTLSSGERVIQDPESTTERVMLWFYLMINIGGFMGVATSYSEKYVGWWLAFLIPLILYLPLPFLLWFLYKRLILHPPGGSDLPNVFRILSICFRRGGFAKFGRHGFWDLAKPSNIAAAGLAESYPTRWNDDFVEDVRRTFQATGIFCFFPIQYINDNGIGAAASFLSTMLETNGVPNDVISNFNALSIICFAPILNYGLYPLLRKMGIHYGPIARITTGLLMSSVGGAGYTIITHYAYKQSPCGEYGSSDCTIGTGVAPISIWWMAIPFAIGGISELFVNVPAYGLAYSRAPPNMRGLVSALNLFTSAVAYAIGLACSSVIQDPHLVWDFGGPAITGGILSVVFYFLFRHIDREEYVLSKNNGPTDVEVEGVVAGAALKETTEK, from the exons ATGG CAACAAACGAGAAGCCTGAAAAGGCTGTCGCCATGACGGGTGAGACGAGCGACGTTGAGTCGGCTTCGCTGCCTTCGGTCGACCCCCGCACCATCACCGAAGACAACTACCTCGGCAGGCCCACTGAGGAAGACCTCGCCACCCTCCGCCGTGTCCCCGGTAACATCCCAGTCATCGCCTATCTGATCTGTGTTGTCGAGTTCTGCGAAAGAGCCTCTTACTACGGCGTCCAACCCCTCATCAGCAACTATGTCAACAGACCTATGCCACGAGGAGGCAATGGTTGGGGCGCCCCTCCCCGCGACAAGAATGACCAGCAGACGGCTGGTGCTCTGGGAATGGGCACCGTCGCCGCCAACGCTGTGACGCAGAGCTTCAGCATGTTGGCCTACGCCCTGCCAGTGGTGTTTGGTTGGATGGCCGATGCCAAGTTTGGCCGCTTCAAGCTGATCTGCTGGGGCGTGGCTGTGTTTGGTGTTGCCCATGCCCTCATGGTGGCTGCCGGCAGCAAAGACTTACTGTTGGCGGGGACATCCAAGGCTCCTTATTTTTTGTCTGTCTATATACTTGCCGTGGGTGCAG CCATGTTCAAGCCCAATGTTTCCCCACTCCTTCTCGATCAAGTAACAACTACCGTGCCCACCGTTGTCACGCTGAGTagtggggagagggtgatcCAGGATCCCGAGTCGACGACGGAGCGCGTTA TGCTCTGGTTTTACTTGATGATCAACATTGGCGGGTTTATGGGCGTTGCCACGTCGTATTCAGAAAAATATGTTGGT TGGTGGCTTGCCTTTCTGATCCCGCTCATCCTCTACCTTCCCCTGCCATTCCTTCTCTGGTTCCTTTACAAGCGTTtgatcctccacccccctggTGGAAGCGACCTTCCCAACGTGTTCAGGATCCTCAGCATCTGCTTCCGCCGTGGTGGCTTTGCCAAATTCGGTCGGCATGGGTTCTGGGACCTCGCCAAACCATCCAACATTGCAGCTGCAGGCCTCGCCGAGAGCTACCCAACCCGCTGGAACGATGACTTCGTCGAAGACGTGCGCCGTACCTTTCAGGCCACAGgcatcttttgcttcttcccCATTCAGTACATCAATGACAATGGCATTGGCGCGGCGGCCAGCTTCTTGTCAACTATGCTGGAGACAAACGGCGTCCCCAACGATGTTATTTCCAACTTCAACGCCTTGAGCATCATTTGCTTCGCGCCCATTCTCAACTACGGATTGTATCCGCTTCTGCGTAAGATGGGCATTCACTACGGCCCCATCGCCCGCATCACAACTGGCCTCTTGATGTCGAGTGTTGGTGGAGCTGGatacaccatcatcacccactACGCCTACAAGCAGTCACCATGCGGGGAATATGGGAGCAGCGACTGCACCATCGGGACTGGCGTGGCCCCCATCAGCATCTGGTGGATGGCCATTCCTTTTGCCATTGGAGGCATCTCAGAGCTGTTCGTCAACGTCCCCGCCTACGGCCTCGCGTACTCCCGTGCGCCTCCCAATATGCGCGGGCTTGTCTCtgccctcaacctcttcacctccgcGGTTGCGTACGCCATCGGTTTGGCATGCAGCAGCGTCATTCAAGATCCTCATCTGGTGTGGGACTTTGGCGGTCCAGCCATTACAGGTGGAATTTTGAGCGTGGTGTTTTACTTTTTGTTCAGGCATATCGATAGGGAGGAGTATGTGCTTAGCAAGAATAATGGGCCCACGGATGTGGaagtggagggggttgtcgCTGGTGCTGCACTCAAAGAAACCACTGAGAAGTaa